Proteins found in one uncultured Desulfuromonas sp. genomic segment:
- a CDS encoding DUF4198 domain-containing protein, translating into MKRIGLFLTVFLFAMTSMANAHSVWINSFESHAHGAHHSMVSLGWGHALPMDDILNSPNGRIAIADFTLYDPAMNKTDLIKPPFKVEEPTASTADIDLYAADLATQKIALNPKSKDGVYQLSAVSVPTFYTQYIDKKGRERMELKPKNEVDGIKKVLMAVKFQAFAKSYLTKGTWVAPQPLGHGLEIIPRTDLSNLHVGDLVEVDVLFYGQPLTATAKSIEYITAHSSSFGQSDGFALFSYLMNGRAQFRVQSAGQWMISVDHKDDVTADGPLKELVGKADQVYHGASLTFNVQ; encoded by the coding sequence TTGAAACGCATCGGTTTGTTTTTGACAGTGTTTTTGTTCGCCATGACCTCCATGGCAAACGCCCATTCCGTCTGGATCAACAGTTTTGAGTCCCATGCCCACGGCGCACACCATTCCATGGTTTCGCTCGGCTGGGGGCATGCTCTGCCCATGGACGATATCCTCAACTCGCCCAACGGCCGGATCGCCATTGCCGACTTCACCCTTTACGATCCCGCCATGAACAAAACGGATCTGATCAAGCCACCGTTCAAGGTGGAGGAACCGACGGCGTCCACCGCCGATATCGATCTGTACGCCGCGGATCTTGCCACCCAGAAAATCGCCCTGAATCCAAAAAGCAAAGACGGCGTATACCAGTTGAGCGCGGTGTCCGTTCCGACGTTTTACACCCAGTATATTGACAAAAAAGGGCGAGAACGGATGGAATTGAAGCCGAAAAACGAGGTGGATGGCATCAAGAAGGTGCTGATGGCGGTCAAATTTCAGGCCTTTGCCAAATCCTATCTCACCAAAGGGACCTGGGTTGCCCCGCAGCCCCTCGGCCACGGGTTGGAAATCATTCCCCGCACCGATTTGAGCAATCTGCACGTCGGTGATCTGGTCGAGGTGGACGTCCTGTTTTACGGCCAGCCACTCACGGCAACAGCCAAGAGCATCGAATACATCACCGCGCACAGCAGCAGCTTCGGCCAGAGCGACGGGTTTGCGCTGTTTTCCTACCTAATGAACGGCCGGGCGCAGTTCAGGGTGCAGAGTGCCGGGCAGTGGATGATCAGTGTCGACCACAAGGACGACGTCACCGCGGACGGCCCGCTGAAGGAGCTCGTCGGCAAAGCCGATCAAGTCTACCACGGCGCCAGCCTGACGTTTAACGTGCAGTAA
- a CDS encoding class I SAM-dependent methyltransferase, with translation MEKVRITDSISETLFINIPMKAGEHARLDGILKDPFSAQLVKRLDYDFSRFASAPLSRIGVVVRARYFDEESMAFLNANKGKNLIVVHVGAGLDTRFLRIDGAGQPAVFYELDLPDVIDLREKVLPPLENEHLIRASMFETDWMDDLSARHPDGHFLFVIEGICMYFPEAKLRQFFRDLAQRFSGEILCDLLNVWMSKNSKKHDVLKKMEAEFAFGIDDEKRIEQWHPRLHYVKTALIMKQHPARWGFFISHFFANLPFIKKSSKMVTYRLE, from the coding sequence ATGGAAAAAGTGCGTATCACCGACAGCATTTCGGAAACCCTGTTCATCAATATTCCCATGAAGGCCGGCGAGCACGCCCGCCTTGACGGGATTCTCAAAGATCCCTTTTCCGCCCAGCTCGTCAAGAGGCTGGATTATGATTTTTCACGCTTCGCATCCGCCCCCCTGTCGCGTATCGGCGTGGTGGTGCGGGCGCGTTATTTTGACGAAGAGAGCATGGCTTTCCTGAACGCAAACAAAGGGAAAAACCTGATCGTTGTCCATGTGGGGGCGGGTTTGGATACCCGGTTTTTGCGCATCGACGGTGCAGGGCAGCCGGCTGTTTTTTACGAACTGGATCTGCCCGATGTCATTGATCTACGCGAAAAGGTTCTACCGCCGTTGGAAAACGAGCATCTGATCAGGGCGTCCATGTTTGAGACGGACTGGATGGACGATTTGAGCGCCCGGCATCCGGACGGACATTTTCTCTTTGTTATTGAGGGGATTTGCATGTACTTCCCCGAGGCGAAGCTCAGGCAGTTTTTTCGGGATCTGGCGCAGCGGTTTTCCGGAGAGATCCTGTGCGACCTGCTCAATGTCTGGATGAGCAAAAATTCGAAGAAACACGATGTCCTGAAAAAAATGGAGGCTGAATTCGCCTTTGGCATCGACGACGAAAAGCGCATAGAGCAGTGGCATCCGCGCCTTCATTATGTGAAAACCGCGTTGATTATGAAACAGCATCCCGCCAGATGGGGGTTTTTCATCAGCCACTTTTTTGCGAATTTGCCGTTTATCAAAAAATCGTCCAAAATGGTAACCTACCGGCTGGAATAA
- a CDS encoding DUF4198 domain-containing protein, producing the protein MKRFVLFATGLFLALTSMASAHSVWINSFESHAHGSHHSMVSLGWGHALPMDDILNSPNGRIAIGEFTLYDPAMNKTDLIKPPCKVEQATASTSDIDLYAADLATQKIALKPQSSAGVYQLSAVSVPSFYTQYVDKKGRQRMALKPKNEVDDIDKVLMAVKFQAFAKSYLTNGAWTDPQPLGHGLEIIPRTDLSNLHVGDLVEVDVLFYGQPLTATAKSIEYITAHSRSFGQSDGFALFSYLMNGRAQFRVQSAGQWMISVNHKDDVTAGGPLKDLVGKADQVYHGASLTFNVN; encoded by the coding sequence TTGAAACGTTTTGTCTTGTTTGCAACAGGTCTTTTTCTTGCGCTGACCTCCATGGCGAGCGCCCATTCCGTGTGGATCAACAGTTTTGAGTCCCATGCCCACGGCTCACACCATTCCATGGTTTCGCTGGGCTGGGGGCATGCTCTGCCCATGGATGACATTCTCAATTCGCCCAACGGCCGCATCGCCATTGGGGAATTCACCCTTTACGATCCGGCCATGAACAAAACGGATCTGATCAAGCCGCCGTGCAAGGTGGAGCAAGCAACGGCATCCACCAGCGATATCGATCTGTACGCCGCGGATCTCGCCACCCAGAAAATTGCCTTGAAACCGCAAAGCAGTGCTGGCGTTTACCAGTTGAGCGCGGTTTCCGTGCCGTCTTTTTATACCCAGTATGTCGATAAAAAGGGGCGGCAGAGGATGGCTTTGAAGCCGAAAAACGAGGTGGATGATATTGACAAGGTGTTGATGGCGGTCAAATTTCAGGCGTTTGCCAAGTCCTATCTCACCAACGGCGCCTGGACCGATCCGCAACCCCTCGGCCACGGGTTGGAAATCATTCCCCGCACCGATTTGAGCAATCTGCACGTCGGTGATCTGGTCGAGGTGGATGTGCTGTTTTACGGCCAACCGCTGACGGCAACGGCGAAGAGCATCGAATACATCACCGCGCACAGCCGCAGCTTCGGCCAGAGCGACGGGTTTGCGCTGTTTTCCTATCTGATGAACGGCCGGGCGCAGTTTCGGGTGCAAAGCGCCGGGCAGTGGATGATCAGCGTCAACCACAAGGACGACGTCACTGCGGGCGGCCCGCTGAAGGATCTGGTCGGCAAGGCCGACCAGGTTTACCACGGTGCCAGCCTGACATTTAATGTGAACTAG
- a CDS encoding TonB-dependent receptor has protein sequence MYRITLAKTVATVAMTLGLAVSAMADTEEVDTLELETMTVTAAPQEEQNTIGLNAGLNAADIERRGASHMSDLIDQISGTSVNNLYSRPEISVGVQGISGHGRVTQTLEGIKQNFTAFTRDIGQTGSIFVQSQFLKNIDVTRGGGAGTAGMGGLGSSVNFSYLDLEDILRPGKKIGGLIRGATGISKYANGREPTGSVFLGGRTDHWDVMVGAARSKNDPYRIGNNFSTSDMKRDAYANNLDFAAMLQLDGGKIVSTLDEGVMREYRLKGMGGVGAYVEKNQFSARQLKWLEEAADAPLLGTQKEEDAQMLRLRHYFNDANDQRLELFATANSAEYETDQQPTIWVNEDGSSRWHDYPWSVKAELDSTVVSLKYGGNFSDWLNPQAQIFYEQQERKQRWTGLASGSAKDQPLHYFVDIGSTGLKIDNAGHFHTALTGPLRLDVGLELRHSDKKVDSLTETEYFVQEQQANGHDLHDLQWDPDSRTDTAGLALSLSTEGDGPWQSSVGAGCQRVWMTVKDPIFETGNIKPGGGTLYAAGYYFPQFLAQGYPFSQALQMASEAATQSSHSVLIDPDADATVAEPGDQKYRWDLKSAHFDTQYTLANTGLTPYVRVGYSERAPTSGEMYINGAWLKTYFSPNPDLEPEENLAFQAGVNYQRESLLSGNDRLDIGVNYYRNRIRNYITYGPIRELDGDDAAPFEMGANAAHMNDLEDFIRHGVELNLNYHHPLFYVRANLTLPIRRDNKICSWESPSGRNYHKVVNPDGSVTYTPYEGKGKRVCYSSWDWMQTGEIEPVRGSLTAALTPLEGNLEVGGTLHYRGKQRAVFWYDPDLVGNHDAEENSAADLPDHSDFVDISLWPKVIKVDLFVNYHINDRLKAGLYLANLTDQMEATTTTFGYNFYPGRTLTASLEYRF, from the coding sequence ATGTACCGTATCACCCTGGCAAAAACGGTTGCTACCGTTGCCATGACCTTGGGACTCGCCGTGTCGGCCATGGCCGACACGGAAGAAGTCGACACTCTGGAGCTGGAGACGATGACCGTCACCGCCGCGCCGCAAGAAGAGCAAAACACCATAGGCTTAAACGCCGGCCTGAATGCCGCCGACATTGAGCGACGCGGGGCTAGTCACATGAGCGATCTGATTGACCAGATTTCCGGTACCTCGGTCAACAACCTCTACAGCCGCCCGGAAATCTCCGTCGGGGTGCAGGGAATTTCCGGGCACGGACGGGTCACCCAGACCCTCGAAGGCATCAAGCAGAATTTCACCGCCTTTACCCGCGATATCGGGCAGACCGGCTCCATCTTTGTCCAGTCGCAGTTTTTAAAAAACATCGACGTCACCCGGGGCGGCGGCGCCGGTACCGCCGGCATGGGCGGCCTGGGCAGTTCGGTGAATTTCAGCTACCTGGATCTGGAGGATATTCTGCGTCCGGGGAAAAAGATCGGCGGCCTGATCCGGGGCGCCACTGGAATCAGCAAATACGCCAATGGCCGGGAACCCACCGGCTCCGTGTTCCTCGGCGGTCGTACCGACCACTGGGATGTCATGGTGGGCGCGGCGCGAAGCAAGAACGATCCCTATCGCATCGGCAACAATTTCAGCACAAGCGATATGAAGCGTGACGCCTATGCGAACAATCTGGATTTTGCCGCTATGCTACAGCTTGATGGGGGTAAGATTGTTTCCACCTTGGATGAAGGAGTGATGAGGGAATATAGGCTTAAAGGCATGGGCGGCGTGGGCGCCTACGTTGAAAAAAACCAATTCAGCGCTCGCCAGTTAAAGTGGCTGGAAGAGGCGGCCGATGCTCCCCTGCTGGGGACGCAGAAAGAGGAAGACGCTCAGATGCTGCGCCTGCGCCACTATTTCAACGATGCCAACGACCAGCGCCTGGAGCTGTTTGCCACAGCCAATTCCGCGGAGTACGAGACCGACCAGCAGCCGACCATCTGGGTCAATGAGGATGGTTCGTCCCGCTGGCACGACTACCCCTGGTCGGTAAAGGCGGAGCTGGACAGCACGGTTGTCAGCCTCAAATACGGCGGTAATTTTTCCGACTGGCTGAACCCGCAGGCACAGATTTTTTACGAACAGCAAGAGCGCAAGCAACGCTGGACGGGTCTTGCGTCAGGCAGCGCGAAGGATCAACCGTTGCACTATTTCGTTGATATCGGCTCCACCGGCCTGAAGATCGACAATGCCGGCCATTTTCACACGGCCCTGACCGGGCCGCTCCGGCTGGATGTCGGGCTGGAACTGCGCCACTCGGATAAAAAAGTCGACAGCCTGACGGAAACTGAATACTTCGTACAGGAGCAGCAGGCCAACGGGCATGACCTCCACGACCTGCAGTGGGATCCGGATTCGCGCACCGACACGGCGGGCCTGGCCCTGAGCCTGAGCACGGAGGGTGACGGCCCCTGGCAGAGCAGTGTCGGCGCGGGCTGCCAGCGTGTTTGGATGACGGTCAAGGATCCGATATTTGAGACCGGCAATATCAAGCCGGGCGGGGGGACACTTTATGCTGCCGGGTATTATTTCCCCCAGTTTCTGGCGCAAGGCTATCCGTTTTCTCAGGCTCTGCAAATGGCGAGTGAGGCCGCCACGCAATCATCGCACTCTGTTCTCATTGATCCCGATGCAGATGCTACGGTCGCCGAACCGGGCGATCAGAAATATCGATGGGACCTGAAATCCGCGCATTTTGACACCCAATATACGCTGGCGAACACCGGGCTGACGCCCTACGTGCGGGTCGGCTACAGCGAGCGCGCCCCCACCAGCGGCGAGATGTACATCAATGGCGCCTGGCTGAAAACCTACTTTAGTCCTAACCCCGATCTGGAGCCGGAGGAAAACCTGGCCTTTCAGGCCGGGGTCAACTACCAGCGGGAATCCTTGTTGTCCGGCAATGACCGGCTCGACATCGGCGTGAACTACTACCGCAACCGTATTCGCAACTACATCACCTACGGACCGATTCGCGAGTTGGATGGCGATGACGCCGCCCCGTTTGAGATGGGTGCCAACGCAGCGCACATGAATGACCTGGAGGACTTCATTCGTCACGGCGTTGAGCTGAATCTGAACTATCACCACCCCCTGTTTTATGTGCGGGCCAACCTGACGCTGCCGATCCGCCGCGACAACAAAATCTGCTCCTGGGAATCGCCCAGCGGTAGAAACTATCACAAGGTCGTAAATCCTGACGGGTCGGTCACTTATACCCCGTACGAGGGCAAGGGCAAACGGGTCTGCTATTCCTCCTGGGACTGGATGCAGACCGGGGAGATCGAGCCGGTCCGCGGCAGTTTGACCGCGGCGCTGACCCCTTTGGAGGGCAACCTGGAGGTGGGCGGCACCCTGCACTACCGCGGTAAGCAGCGGGCGGTCTTCTGGTACGATCCGGACCTCGTTGGGAACCACGATGCGGAGGAGAACTCGGCAGCGGACTTGCCGGACCACAGCGATTTTGTCGATATCTCGCTGTGGCCCAAGGTCATCAAGGTCGATCTGTTCGTCAATTACCACATCAACGACCGGCTCAAGGCGGGCCTCTACCTGGCCAATCTGACCGACCAAATGGAAGCGACCACCACCACCTTTGGTTACAACTTCTATCCGGGGCGGACCTTGACTGCCTCGCTGGAATACCGCTTCTAG
- a CDS encoding AraC family transcriptional regulator — MPCSQNYKKSTFSCHSARNHASLYNSCQQDDAYRYSTGPLLTQGFRHIPLDRELAISFLHLHSDSGITINYRIENSPIVFNFILAGSGVVELRDTNTNVGGVTLHPGSGSSSIRLKSGSHLTGVFSIPPGITYSSVCIQIGESRLKECVMGDEGRLPQSFCDILFRDKPQPNDSRFFSGLTPAMLCAATATLNANQEGQVGKCFLQAKANELLCLKLFQLMEQSGYPSTAQLSAKDRQNIFTARELLIRNMETPPTIDQLSRQVGINTLKLKQGFKREFGTTVYSYLRQYRMEKAIDLLRRDKKGVAETAYAVGYSNVSHFIAAFRKSYGITPGEFKREPENLDAHLTRG; from the coding sequence ATGCCCTGTTCGCAAAACTACAAAAAATCAACTTTTTCCTGCCACAGCGCCCGAAATCACGCATCTCTTTACAATTCCTGCCAACAGGACGATGCGTATCGCTACAGCACCGGCCCCCTCCTGACCCAAGGGTTCCGCCATATACCGCTGGACCGGGAACTTGCCATCAGTTTTCTGCATCTCCACAGTGACAGCGGGATAACCATTAATTACAGGATTGAAAACAGCCCTATTGTTTTTAATTTTATTCTTGCTGGGAGCGGTGTTGTTGAATTGAGAGACACAAACACGAATGTCGGTGGGGTTACCCTCCATCCCGGTTCCGGGTCTTCCAGTATCAGGCTCAAGTCTGGCTCACACTTGACAGGAGTGTTTTCTATTCCGCCTGGGATTACCTATTCCAGCGTTTGTATTCAGATTGGTGAATCGCGTCTTAAAGAGTGTGTCATGGGTGATGAAGGTCGACTGCCACAGAGTTTTTGCGATATTTTATTTCGTGACAAACCGCAACCCAATGATTCCCGGTTCTTTTCAGGATTGACACCCGCCATGCTCTGTGCGGCAACGGCAACGTTAAACGCGAATCAGGAGGGGCAAGTCGGCAAATGCTTTCTCCAGGCCAAAGCCAATGAATTACTTTGCCTCAAATTGTTTCAACTGATGGAGCAAAGCGGCTATCCATCGACCGCTCAATTATCAGCCAAAGACCGGCAGAACATTTTCACCGCCCGCGAACTTCTGATACGCAATATGGAGACACCGCCGACGATCGATCAGCTTTCGCGCCAGGTTGGAATCAACACCCTGAAACTCAAACAGGGCTTCAAACGGGAATTCGGGACAACCGTGTACAGCTACCTTCGACAATATCGGATGGAAAAAGCGATTGACTTGTTACGACGGGATAAAAAAGGCGTTGCAGAAACAGCGTATGCCGTTGGCTACAGCAATGTCAGCCATTTCATCGCGGCTTTCAGAAAAAGTTACGGGATCACACCAGGAGAGTTCAAACGTGAACCCGAAAATTTAGATGCCCATTTGACAAGAGGTTGA
- a CDS encoding helix-turn-helix transcriptional regulator — translation MAIIINLDVIMAQRKMKSTDLAKMIGITEQNLSILKTGKAKAIRFSTLEAICRHLQCQPGEILEYRRED, via the coding sequence ATGGCGATTATCATCAATCTGGACGTCATCATGGCGCAGCGGAAAATGAAATCAACAGATCTGGCAAAAATGATCGGAATCACGGAACAAAACCTGTCTATTCTTAAAACGGGAAAGGCCAAAGCGATCCGGTTCTCGACGCTGGAGGCCATTTGTCGCCATCTGCAATGCCAGCCCGGAGAAATTCTTGAATACCGTCGAGAAGACTAA
- a CDS encoding DUF2975 domain-containing protein yields the protein MLCSALLVCVPLYYLVFWVFINVLPTSFITVNTAVVPLVDNEVSPALQMAGFVASLLPLSALTYILLKVRRLFGHYKQGEIFSFSHVELFKKTAWGLVFWVVFSMIYDSAKSIIFSFGNPPGSRVVTVGFGSSEITTLITAGMVLMIAWVMDEGRLLHEETTLTI from the coding sequence GTGCTGTGTTCGGCCCTGCTGGTCTGCGTACCGCTTTATTATCTCGTGTTCTGGGTTTTTATTAATGTCCTGCCCACAAGTTTCATCACGGTCAACACTGCCGTCGTGCCCCTTGTCGACAATGAAGTGTCTCCCGCTTTGCAGATGGCAGGGTTCGTCGCTAGCCTGTTACCCCTGTCGGCACTGACCTATATCCTTCTGAAGGTCCGCCGCCTGTTCGGCCACTACAAACAGGGGGAAATTTTCTCCTTTAGCCATGTCGAACTGTTCAAGAAAACCGCCTGGGGACTTGTTTTTTGGGTTGTTTTTTCGATGATCTACGATTCAGCCAAAAGCATTATTTTTTCCTTCGGCAACCCACCGGGAAGCCGTGTGGTGACCGTTGGATTTGGCTCCTCAGAAATCACAACCTTGATAACCGCTGGCATGGTGTTGATGATCGCCTGGGTGATGGATGAAGGGCGCCTGCTCCATGAAGAAACAACGTTGACAATTTAG